A region of Myxococcus stipitatus DSM 14675 DNA encodes the following proteins:
- a CDS encoding DUF4150 domain-containing protein: MGKKVYANGMEVAHQAGDAKVIAAFPDVCMSPPPPPAGPVPVPYPNTSSARDLQQGSKTVMIGGKPLALKGQSFYKSSPLGNEAATRNFGGSMLTHTITGKTYFQAHSMDVVVEGKNVCRHLDITTSNHASYPGSTPPMPNTETMVKVALGRIAENKCPCCGGPKHAEGKPMSRDEWYLDNIDKQVLERQRLRGPNNPMSDGERRTLARDMKKQYRSLAARAKERKGCTCTKKTRVLPEPPCDVFYGRPPPGPGRRAQQRAIESSWNAYRPTYQRKAGIPSERRVQRELAVKLGRSPSVAEVRKERQVNHLTPKAAGGCPTGDQSKSDNTNLQAHGQLCPSCRDIDAAFNAFQE, translated from the coding sequence ATGGGCAAGAAGGTCTACGCGAATGGGATGGAAGTCGCACACCAGGCTGGCGATGCGAAGGTCATCGCGGCATTTCCCGACGTCTGCATGAGTCCGCCGCCGCCTCCAGCGGGGCCCGTGCCCGTGCCTTACCCGAACACGTCTTCCGCCCGGGATCTTCAACAAGGAAGCAAGACCGTCATGATCGGCGGCAAGCCACTCGCGCTCAAGGGGCAGAGTTTCTACAAGTCCTCGCCACTGGGAAACGAGGCTGCCACGAGGAACTTCGGCGGCAGCATGCTGACGCACACCATCACGGGCAAAACCTACTTCCAGGCTCACTCAATGGATGTCGTCGTCGAGGGCAAAAACGTCTGCCGGCACCTCGATATCACGACGAGCAATCACGCGAGCTATCCGGGCAGCACGCCCCCCATGCCCAACACGGAGACCATGGTAAAGGTCGCGTTGGGCCGGATAGCCGAGAACAAGTGCCCATGCTGCGGCGGCCCCAAGCACGCCGAGGGCAAACCGATGTCGCGAGACGAGTGGTACCTGGACAATATCGACAAGCAAGTTCTGGAGAGGCAACGACTGCGCGGCCCGAACAATCCGATGTCGGATGGAGAACGCAGGACCTTGGCGCGCGACATGAAGAAACAATATCGGTCGCTTGCCGCCAGGGCGAAGGAACGCAAAGGCTGCACGTGCACGAAAAAGACGCGAGTACTCCCTGAGCCGCCGTGTGATGTCTTCTACGGCCGCCCTCCGCCAGGTCCTGGGCGCCGCGCACAACAGCGCGCCATCGAAAGCTCGTGGAATGCCTATCGCCCTACCTATCAGCGCAAGGCAGGGATCCCCTCGGAACGAAGGGTTCAACGAGAACTGGCCGTCAAACTAGGCCGGTCTCCCTCTGTCGCGGAGGTTCGCAAGGAGCGACAGGTCAATCACCTCACGCCCAAAGCGGCAGGCGGATGCCCCACAGGGGATCAGTCGAAATCCGACAACACCAACCTGCAAGCCCATGGGCAACTGTGCCCCTCGTGCAGGGACATTGACGCGGCCTTCAACGCCTTCCAGGAATGA
- a CDS encoding TPR end-of-group domain-containing protein — MNVKALQAQGMAAYDQKQYVECARMLSEADRADPAADSNSAYSIACCQALAGDKEAAFAALRLANERGFKDSAHLERDTDLTALHSDTRWAEAVAQTKANKAATLKGANEELLGIYEADQGDRMGPDVTKLDWKVVSARDEARRARVKQILDGGGAKVALDYFHAAMVFQHGKEVADFQRSHSLAVKASELDPALKQARWLAAASKDRELMNLGKPQLYGTQFRVVEGKWELYTVDPSITDEERAKWNVPPLGDARKKVETMNARPR, encoded by the coding sequence GTGAACGTCAAGGCGTTGCAGGCGCAAGGCATGGCGGCCTATGACCAGAAGCAGTACGTCGAATGCGCGCGGATGCTCAGCGAGGCCGACCGGGCGGACCCGGCCGCGGATTCGAACAGCGCCTATTCCATCGCGTGTTGCCAGGCGTTGGCCGGAGACAAGGAGGCGGCCTTCGCGGCGCTGCGGCTCGCGAACGAGCGCGGATTCAAGGACTCTGCCCACCTGGAGCGAGACACGGACCTGACGGCGCTGCATTCGGACACGCGCTGGGCAGAGGCCGTCGCCCAGACGAAGGCCAACAAGGCGGCGACCCTGAAGGGCGCGAACGAGGAGCTGCTCGGCATCTACGAGGCGGACCAGGGTGACCGGATGGGCCCGGACGTCACGAAGCTCGACTGGAAGGTCGTCAGCGCCCGTGACGAGGCGCGCCGCGCACGCGTGAAGCAGATCCTGGACGGAGGCGGCGCGAAGGTGGCGCTCGACTACTTCCACGCGGCCATGGTGTTCCAGCACGGCAAGGAGGTGGCCGACTTCCAGCGCTCCCACTCGCTCGCGGTGAAGGCCTCGGAGCTGGACCCGGCGCTCAAGCAGGCGCGCTGGCTCGCGGCGGCCTCGAAGGACCGCGAACTGATGAACCTGGGCAAGCCCCAGTTGTACGGGACGCAGTTCCGCGTCGTGGAAGGAAAGTGGGAGCTGTACACCGTGGACCCCTCCATCACCGATGAGGAGCGCGCGAAGTGGAACGTGCCCCCTCTGGGGGACGCGCGGAAGAAGGTCGAGACGATGAACGCCCGCCCGCGGTAG
- a CDS encoding 3-oxoacyl-(acyl carrier protein) synthase: protein MTRPTYIRAAGMATPVGLTWQTSCAAMRAGLTRKSISPYHDDDGREIVASYLLTPLREEASADERWIALLTYALRDIARQVDHLELEQTPLFLARPLLLHGLSCSIPLLSEALSNALDLRIAPENLHVFNEGSYGGYVALERGRALVRTGQPCIVAAAESMLCARTLLRLSDQQRLLVEGNSDGIIPGEAAAAMLLSPDRMQALATLRGLGFGKESAALDNDLPLRADGLITAARGALREANLQLHELDFRVSDASGESFYFKEQSLLVSRLLRERRAEFPLWLSAEPLGDTGAAGGLCGLLWAMASWARKYAPGPRAIGFAGNDEGARAAVVLERGG from the coding sequence ATGACCCGTCCCACGTACATCCGGGCGGCGGGCATGGCCACTCCCGTGGGCCTGACCTGGCAGACTTCATGCGCGGCGATGCGCGCTGGACTCACGCGCAAGAGCATCTCCCCCTACCATGATGACGACGGACGCGAGATCGTCGCTTCATATCTCCTCACGCCTCTGCGTGAAGAGGCATCGGCTGACGAGCGGTGGATTGCACTGCTCACCTACGCACTCCGGGATATCGCGCGACAGGTAGACCATCTTGAACTCGAGCAGACACCTCTGTTCCTGGCCCGCCCCCTTCTCCTCCACGGACTCTCCTGCTCCATCCCGCTCCTGTCCGAGGCACTCTCCAACGCGCTCGACCTGCGGATTGCGCCTGAAAACCTGCACGTCTTCAATGAAGGCTCCTACGGCGGATATGTGGCCCTCGAGCGAGGCCGTGCACTTGTTCGCACGGGTCAGCCATGCATTGTCGCCGCAGCGGAATCCATGCTGTGCGCACGCACGCTGCTCAGACTCTCCGACCAACAGCGCCTCCTGGTCGAGGGAAACTCCGATGGAATCATTCCGGGTGAGGCGGCCGCCGCGATGTTGCTCTCCCCGGACAGGATGCAGGCACTGGCGACGCTACGCGGACTCGGCTTCGGCAAGGAATCCGCGGCCCTCGACAACGACCTCCCGCTGCGCGCGGATGGCCTGATCACCGCGGCGCGCGGTGCCTTGCGCGAAGCCAACCTACAGCTTCATGAGCTCGACTTCCGCGTCTCCGACGCCTCAGGAGAGAGCTTCTATTTCAAGGAGCAATCGCTGCTCGTCTCACGTCTGCTGCGTGAGCGCCGTGCTGAGTTCCCACTCTGGCTGTCAGCAGAGCCACTGGGAGACACGGGAGCCGCCGGTGGATTGTGTGGGTTGCTCTGGGCCATGGCTAGCTGGGCGCGAAAGTATGCGCCAGGTCCGCGGGCGATCGGGTTCGCCGGCAACGATGAAGGTGCACGGGCCGCGGTTGTCCTTGAAAGAGGGGGGTAG
- a CDS encoding methyltransferase: MDFQARLEALTHQLQPWSPLWSRSILQGWPESVASYPEDWLAYARSLDEAGERRLDQGALVDTPPASLSALLGALEELTALPWHEGRHPLTVMERQGLSDKKAHELERMLSLLGPRTRAIQQAVDIGGGMGHLARLCARTFGWTFHSIDRDAALQDKGRRWLTRTRPSGEDTLCFIQASVEDGLQPRIDPLFSGQDRASLGLHTCGPLALTQIRKSQGAGFVLNIGCCYDKLELPRDYPVSRVGREHPLPFTPHALALTTRGRPRKTDAEFARMKRVYAWRFAFHLLAKQHFPEQDFVRAGDAPKGLYDGPFALYARDRLERLGLDTSLTVAQLEAFEVSVRAETRDLLLCHLLRDRFARALEVVLLLDRAMLLEELGFAVDLLQLFEPRLSPRNLVLIASRST, translated from the coding sequence ATGGACTTCCAGGCGCGGCTCGAGGCGCTCACGCACCAACTCCAGCCCTGGTCCCCGCTCTGGTCCCGCTCCATCCTCCAGGGTTGGCCCGAGTCCGTCGCCTCCTATCCCGAGGACTGGCTGGCCTATGCCCGGTCGCTCGATGAAGCGGGCGAGCGGCGGCTGGACCAGGGGGCACTCGTGGACACCCCTCCCGCCTCCTTGAGTGCGCTGCTGGGCGCCCTCGAGGAACTGACAGCGCTGCCCTGGCACGAAGGACGTCACCCGCTCACCGTCATGGAGCGACAGGGCCTCAGCGACAAGAAGGCCCACGAGCTCGAGCGGATGCTCTCCCTGCTCGGGCCGAGGACACGCGCCATCCAACAGGCGGTCGATATCGGCGGCGGCATGGGGCACCTCGCGCGCCTCTGTGCTCGGACGTTCGGATGGACCTTCCACAGCATTGATCGGGACGCCGCCCTGCAGGACAAGGGGCGACGGTGGCTGACGAGAACCCGCCCCTCCGGCGAGGACACCCTGTGTTTCATCCAGGCCTCCGTCGAGGACGGACTCCAGCCGCGAATCGATCCGCTCTTCTCCGGCCAGGACCGGGCGTCCCTCGGACTGCACACCTGCGGGCCGCTCGCGCTGACGCAGATCCGCAAGAGCCAGGGGGCGGGCTTCGTCCTGAACATCGGCTGTTGCTACGACAAGCTGGAGCTCCCTCGGGACTACCCGGTCTCCCGCGTCGGGCGCGAGCATCCTCTCCCATTCACCCCACATGCCCTGGCGCTGACGACGCGGGGACGCCCGCGGAAGACCGACGCGGAGTTCGCGAGGATGAAGCGGGTGTACGCGTGGCGCTTCGCCTTCCATCTCCTGGCGAAGCAGCACTTTCCCGAGCAGGACTTCGTGAGAGCGGGAGACGCGCCCAAAGGGCTCTATGACGGCCCCTTCGCCCTCTACGCGCGCGACCGGTTGGAGCGCCTGGGACTCGATACCAGCCTGACCGTCGCCCAACTGGAGGCCTTCGAGGTGTCCGTTCGCGCCGAGACGAGGGACCTCCTGCTCTGCCATCTGCTGAGGGACCGCTTCGCGAGGGCGTTGGAGGTCGTGCTCCTGCTGGATCGCGCGATGCTCCTGGAAGAGCTCGGCTTCGCGGTCGACCTCCTCCAGCTCTTCGAGCCGCGGCTGTCTCCTCGCAACCTCGTGCTCATCGCGTCACGGAGCACCTGA